A single window of Watersipora subatra chromosome 9, tzWatSuba1.1, whole genome shotgun sequence DNA harbors:
- the LOC137405223 gene encoding uncharacterized protein — protein MTSFTSCNVPLPLLIVIIAICKPATAATFSDNSRSELANIYGFGELEGVNLDYGNFSNDDQTIHGVKEDRYNPGTFFLSIASGLMKYTPGMPLQRILGDVSRTFRNAYREGNSSVALFTSILDLVQYNQTKLAIADFLNNCIREYDFETDSVRPLIGACRSSKATHGLWNDGDVIPGNSNFLQGVLSLQYVESKNYFVMCDYLFFQLSVYDVMNDEAKPLLTTQQSWSLANPFSLLLSSDEQKLFIAHAYGLSVYNLQSRELTRLVGESVFVDDLDNRPLVPGPFATATDTEEPTRH, from the exons ATGACATCGTTTACCTCATGCAATGTTCCTCTGCCACTCctaattgttatcattgctatctGCAAGCCAGCAACAGCAGCTACCTTCAGCGACAATAG CCGTTCTGAGCTGGCAAACATTTATGGCTTTGGAGAACTTGAAGGTGTCAACTTAGATTATGGCAACTTTAGCAATGATGATCAAACTATACACGGTGTTAAAGAGGATCGGTATAACCCAGGAACATTCTTTTTGTCGATAGCCAGTGGTCTAATGAAATATACTCCCGGGATGCCTCTTCAGCGCATACTCGGAGATGTTTCTAGAACTTTCCGCAACGCATATCGAGAAGGCAATTCGTCAGTGGCTTTATTCACATCGATATTAGATCTTGTTCAATATAACCAAACGAAACTGGCCATCGCAGATTTTCTCAATAATTGCATAAGAGAATATGACTTTGAAACAGACTCTGTGCGACCTCTGATTGGTGCCTGTCGAAGCAGCAAGGCGACTCATGGTCTTTGGAATGACGGCGACGTTATTCCAGGAAACAGCAACTTCCTTCAAGGTGTTCTTTCTCTTCAATATGTAGAGTCCAAAAATTACTTTGTCATGTGCGACTATCTTTTTTTTCAGTTGTCAGTGTACGATGTAATGAATGATGAGGCAAAGCCCTTGCTCACTACGCAACAGTCATGGAGTTTAGCCAATCCGTTTAGCCTACTTTTGAGTAGCGATGAGCAGAAGCTATTTATAGCCCATGCGTATGGCCTCTCCGTATATAACCTGCAATCTCGAGAGCTTACTCGTCTCGTTGGAGAATCGGTTTTTGTGGACGATTTGGACAATCGACCTCTTGTGCCAGGACCATTCGCAACCGCCACG GACACGGAGGAACCAACAAGGCACTAG